The Thermosynechococcus sp. genome has a segment encoding these proteins:
- a CDS encoding RNA methyltransferase gives MITSRQNQLVRSIRKLHHRKYRQGHLLLEGTHLIQEALVSGYHLSVVCYTSAWQAKQSPTFWQQLLHRSDRAVEVSEEVLAALCTTTTPDGVVAVADYTPLPTLPLQSLGLCLVTLQDPGNLGTIIRTAAAVGVEGLLLTSDCVDMTHPKVLRASAGQWFRLPMQTVTDGLTTLKAYQAQGWQIVVTLPTAPLVYWQGDFRQPTLLVMGNEGQGLPPAYQDRTFTALRIPQEPTVESLNVAIATAVLLYEVYRQRWLD, from the coding sequence ATCATTACCAGTCGCCAGAATCAATTGGTGCGCTCGATTCGGAAGCTGCACCACCGCAAATATCGCCAAGGGCACTTGCTTTTAGAGGGGACTCATCTAATCCAAGAGGCACTGGTAAGTGGCTATCACTTATCTGTGGTTTGCTATACCAGTGCTTGGCAAGCTAAACAATCTCCAACATTTTGGCAGCAGCTTCTCCACAGGAGCGATCGCGCCGTTGAAGTTAGTGAGGAAGTCCTTGCTGCCCTTTGTACAACAACCACCCCCGATGGCGTCGTCGCCGTTGCCGACTATACACCCCTGCCTACCTTGCCGCTCCAGTCTTTGGGGCTGTGTTTAGTAACGCTTCAAGATCCGGGCAATTTGGGAACGATTATTCGCACCGCTGCCGCAGTGGGGGTTGAGGGTCTATTGCTGACCTCCGATTGCGTCGACATGACCCATCCAAAAGTGTTGCGCGCTAGTGCCGGTCAATGGTTTCGCCTACCCATGCAAACTGTTACCGATGGCTTAACAACCCTCAAGGCCTATCAAGCCCAAGGATGGCAAATTGTTGTCACACTACCGACGGCGCCCCTGGTCTACTGGCAAGGGGATTTCCGTCAACCCACCTTGCTGGTCATGGGCAATGAAGGCCAAGGATTACCCCCGGCCTACCAAGATCGCACCTTTACGGCACTGCGGATTCCTCAGGAGCCAACTGTCGAATCCTTGAATGTGGCGATTGCTACGGCAGTGCTTTTGTATGAGGTCTATCGCCAACGCTGGCTGGACTAA
- a CDS encoding type 1 glutamine amidotransferase, whose amino-acid sequence MRLHYLQHVPFETPAHIAQWAIARGFDWQGSHLYAGEPLPALTEVDALIVMGGPMGVYDEALYPWLGAEKAFLRQAIANGLPILGICLGAQLLAQVLGATVSAAPTKEIGWFPIELTAAAQAHPWFQDWPPQLTVLHWHGDMFSLPTGAIRLAKSAACPQQGFLWGDRVVGLQFHLEVTPASLGELIQHCQHELVPDRYIQSATEIQAQAGQTALLAPYLERFLERWIQQ is encoded by the coding sequence ATGCGGCTGCACTACCTCCAGCATGTCCCCTTTGAGACCCCCGCCCATATTGCGCAGTGGGCGATCGCCCGGGGGTTTGATTGGCAAGGCAGTCATCTCTATGCGGGTGAGCCGCTACCCGCATTGACGGAGGTAGATGCCCTGATCGTCATGGGTGGCCCCATGGGGGTATACGATGAGGCGCTCTATCCGTGGTTAGGAGCTGAAAAAGCCTTTTTGCGGCAGGCGATCGCCAACGGATTACCCATTTTAGGGATTTGCCTGGGTGCTCAACTGTTGGCACAGGTCTTAGGGGCAACGGTCAGCGCCGCACCCACGAAGGAAATCGGCTGGTTTCCCATTGAACTCACAGCAGCCGCCCAAGCCCATCCTTGGTTTCAGGATTGGCCACCCCAACTGACGGTGCTGCATTGGCATGGGGATATGTTTAGCCTACCCACGGGCGCGATTCGCCTCGCCAAAAGTGCCGCCTGTCCGCAACAGGGATTCCTGTGGGGCGATCGCGTTGTTGGTCTGCAGTTTCACCTAGAAGTGACGCCTGCCAGTCTTGGGGAGTTGATTCAGCACTGTCAGCACGAGCTGGTCCCCGATCGCTACATTCAATCGGCCACAGAAATTCAAGCCCAAGCAGGGCAAACAGCACTCTTGGCTCCCTATCTGGAACGTTTTCTGGAGCGCTGGATTCAGCAGTGA
- a CDS encoding CAAD domain-containing protein, with protein MNEFETAPTTETTHTEKPIFEPTPPPAPLAEVESQTATPKVGGLTDEQWQQAREKLYWLLTVFPDQVSEFLGEYQQSLRTLLIILATVPFVALAVAILEVVNAIPLLGPTCELVGFGYTCWFLYRYVLFESGRRELGQRVNEYKSRILGNQGGSSS; from the coding sequence ATGAATGAATTTGAGACAGCCCCAACCACAGAAACCACCCATACAGAAAAGCCTATTTTTGAACCAACGCCGCCGCCAGCACCCTTAGCGGAAGTAGAGTCTCAGACAGCGACGCCAAAGGTTGGTGGTCTCACGGATGAACAGTGGCAACAGGCTCGCGAAAAACTCTATTGGCTCCTCACAGTCTTTCCCGATCAGGTTAGTGAATTTCTGGGCGAATACCAGCAGTCCCTGCGTACCCTTCTCATCATTCTCGCTACTGTTCCTTTTGTGGCACTGGCGGTTGCCATTTTGGAAGTGGTGAATGCGATTCCCCTCCTAGGGCCGACCTGTGAACTCGTGGGCTTTGGCTACACCTGTTGGTTTCTCTATCGCTATGTCCTCTTTGAATCGGGTCGCCGTGAATTGGGTCAAAGGGTGAACGAGTATAAATCCCGTATCCTTGGCAATCAAGGCGGTAGTTCTTCCTAA
- a CDS encoding circularly permuted type 2 ATP-grasp protein, translated as MREFDNYDPGDFYDEWFLAKGQPRPFIEPLLQRVRSLPAGQLQQRQKTAQQVMFNIGATFTVYGAAEGTERIMPFDILPRVIPAQEWQALERGLKQRIGALNTFIADVYGDQKIIKDGVIPRELIESAKGYLRPCHDLKPPGGIWCHITGTDLVRDRDGTFYVLEDNLRCPSGVSYVLENRRVMKSTFPLLFRELHIQPVDEYPSRLLETLLNLAPPGLPDATVVVLTPGIYNSAYFEHSFLAQQMGVTLVEGRDLVVADGYLQMRTTKGLERVDVVYRRIDDDFIDPAVFRPDSVLGVRGLVEVYRQGRVAIANALGTGVADDKVIYAYVPQMIRYYLGEEPLLPNVPTYLCWEPQQLDHVLKNLDSLVVKSANESGGYGMLIGSQATAEQRAEFAERIKANPRNYIAQPTLSLSRVPTLLGGEIVGCHVDLRPYILYGKEIYVHPGGLTRVAMKRGSLVVNSSQGGGSKDTWVLNE; from the coding sequence ATGCGGGAATTTGACAACTACGATCCGGGAGACTTTTACGACGAGTGGTTTCTTGCCAAAGGACAGCCACGCCCTTTTATTGAACCGCTGTTGCAACGGGTGCGATCGCTCCCAGCGGGACAGCTCCAACAGCGCCAAAAAACAGCACAACAGGTAATGTTTAACATTGGCGCCACGTTCACGGTCTATGGTGCGGCTGAGGGCACGGAGCGGATCATGCCCTTTGATATTCTGCCGCGGGTCATTCCCGCCCAAGAGTGGCAAGCCCTTGAACGGGGTCTAAAGCAACGGATTGGAGCACTCAATACCTTTATTGCTGATGTCTATGGCGATCAAAAAATTATTAAGGATGGTGTCATTCCCCGGGAGTTGATTGAGTCAGCTAAGGGCTATTTGCGTCCCTGCCATGACCTGAAGCCCCCAGGAGGGATTTGGTGCCATATTACGGGTACCGATTTAGTGCGCGATCGCGATGGCACATTCTATGTTCTAGAGGATAACTTGCGCTGTCCTTCGGGGGTCTCCTATGTGCTGGAAAACCGCCGCGTGATGAAAAGCACGTTTCCCCTGCTTTTCAGAGAACTGCACATTCAACCGGTGGACGAGTACCCCAGCCGTCTACTGGAAACCCTGTTGAACCTTGCGCCCCCCGGTCTACCGGATGCGACAGTGGTGGTACTGACGCCGGGAATATACAACTCCGCCTATTTTGAGCATTCCTTCCTTGCGCAGCAAATGGGGGTGACACTCGTGGAAGGGCGGGATCTGGTGGTAGCCGATGGTTACCTCCAAATGCGTACCACCAAGGGGCTTGAGCGGGTGGATGTGGTCTATCGCCGCATTGATGATGACTTTATCGATCCAGCGGTATTTCGTCCCGATTCGGTCCTAGGGGTGAGGGGTCTGGTAGAGGTTTATCGCCAAGGGCGGGTGGCGATCGCCAATGCCCTCGGAACTGGTGTGGCCGATGACAAGGTAATTTATGCCTATGTGCCGCAAATGATTCGCTATTACCTCGGTGAGGAACCCCTACTGCCCAATGTGCCCACGTACCTGTGCTGGGAGCCGCAACAGTTAGACCATGTGCTCAAGAACCTCGATTCCCTCGTGGTGAAATCTGCCAACGAGTCCGGTGGCTATGGCATGCTGATTGGTTCTCAAGCGACGGCTGAACAGCGGGCAGAATTTGCAGAACGCATCAAAGCCAATCCCCGCAACTACATTGCCCAGCCCACTCTTTCGCTGTCGCGCGTGCCCACCCTTTTGGGGGGTGAAATTGTTGGCTGCCATGTGGATTTACGCCCCTATATTCTGTACGGCAAGGAAATTTATGTCCATCCTGGTGGTCTGACGCGGGTAGCAATGAAGCGCGGCTCATTGGTGGTGAATTCATCCCAAGGGGGAGGGAGCAAGGATACTTGGGTGCTCAATGAGTAG
- the ffh gene encoding signal recognition particle protein, with amino-acid sequence MFDALAERLESAWKTLRGQDKITENNIQEALREVRRALLEADVNLQVAKDFIENVRQRAIGAEVIAGVRPDQQFIKIVYDALVEVMGESHSPLAHVESPPTIILMAGLQGTGKTTATAKLALHLRKEGRSSLLVATDVYRPAAIDQLMTLGKQIDVPVFEMGTEVSPVEIARQGVAKAKELGVDTVIIDTAGRLQIDAEMMAELAAIKAAVQPHETLLVVDAMTGQEAANLTRAFHEQVGITGAILTKLDGDTRGGAALSVRQVSGQPIKFIGVGEKVEALQPFYPDRLASRILGMGDVLTLVEKAQAEVDLADAEKMSRKILEAQFDFDDFLKQLRLLKNMGSLAGIMKLIPGMNKISTEQLQQGEVQLKRAEAMINSMTREERRNPELLASSPSRRERVAKGAGYQVADVTKLVSDFQRMRSLMQQMGQGSFPGMGMPGMTPMGRGARAQTAKKPKKQKKRKGFGVL; translated from the coding sequence ATGTTTGACGCCCTTGCCGAACGCCTTGAATCTGCTTGGAAAACCCTACGGGGTCAAGACAAAATTACGGAAAACAATATCCAGGAAGCGCTTAGGGAAGTGCGCCGCGCCCTCTTAGAGGCCGATGTCAACCTACAGGTCGCCAAAGACTTTATTGAAAACGTCCGGCAGCGGGCGATCGGTGCTGAGGTCATTGCCGGGGTTCGTCCCGATCAGCAATTTATCAAAATTGTTTATGATGCCCTCGTTGAGGTCATGGGGGAATCCCACAGTCCCCTTGCTCACGTGGAGTCACCGCCCACGATCATTCTCATGGCGGGTTTACAGGGAACGGGGAAAACCACCGCCACCGCAAAGCTCGCCCTGCACTTGCGCAAAGAAGGTCGTAGCAGCCTTTTAGTAGCCACCGATGTCTATCGTCCTGCTGCCATTGACCAGTTGATGACCCTTGGTAAACAAATTGATGTGCCCGTGTTTGAAATGGGGACAGAGGTTAGCCCTGTGGAAATTGCTCGCCAAGGGGTGGCCAAAGCCAAGGAACTGGGTGTGGATACCGTGATCATTGACACTGCGGGGCGCCTACAAATTGATGCCGAGATGATGGCAGAACTGGCGGCCATTAAGGCAGCGGTCCAACCCCACGAAACCCTCCTAGTGGTGGATGCCATGACCGGGCAAGAGGCGGCCAACCTCACCCGTGCTTTCCATGAGCAGGTGGGGATTACGGGAGCCATTCTCACCAAGCTAGATGGCGATACACGCGGCGGCGCAGCTCTCTCGGTGCGTCAGGTCTCTGGACAGCCGATTAAGTTTATTGGTGTTGGTGAAAAAGTCGAAGCTCTCCAGCCTTTCTATCCCGATCGCTTGGCTTCGCGCATCTTAGGGATGGGGGATGTCCTCACCCTTGTCGAAAAAGCCCAAGCGGAAGTGGACTTGGCCGATGCCGAAAAAATGTCCCGCAAAATCCTCGAAGCCCAGTTTGACTTTGATGACTTCCTCAAGCAACTGCGCTTGCTAAAAAATATGGGTTCCCTGGCGGGAATTATGAAGCTTATCCCCGGCATGAATAAAATTTCAACGGAGCAACTCCAGCAGGGGGAAGTGCAACTCAAACGGGCAGAAGCAATGATTAACTCCATGACCCGCGAAGAGCGCCGCAATCCTGAACTTCTTGCCAGCTCCCCCAGTCGCCGTGAACGGGTTGCCAAAGGTGCCGGTTATCAGGTGGCCGATGTCACAAAGTTGGTCAGCGATTTCCAACGCATGCGATCGCTGATGCAGCAGATGGGTCAAGGGAGCTTTCCGGGCATGGGTATGCCGGGTATGACCCCCATGGGTCGAGGAGCACGGGCTCAGACTGCCAAAAAGCCCAAGAAGCAAAAGAAACGCAAAGGCTTTGGCGTTCTCTAA